CTTTATCCAAACAATATTCATAATCTTGTTTTTCGAGTATGTTTACtagtatatatttgtacatagACAATCTCTTGTTATCGTATTTCTTGTGGTTggcaataattaaataagacgTGATCGTATAAGACAATTTCGTATAGCGAATTCTTGATGTCTGATCTTCGATGCAGCATTGTGTTCCGTAAATATAATCTGTTCCAGTTAGTAATTTACATGATCCTATTACGTGCTCTATTGTTTCCCTGTATTAATAGGATCTTTTACATGTGTCTGTGTCTATTAGACCCTTTGATTTCGAAGATTAGATAGTTTCTTGTTATTATAACGTTGTCCCTGTATTGAATGAATGATTTCTTATGTTTATGAGAATAAGGGGGAAATTATCTTGCTGTGATCGATTTCTGTTCAGAGTTGTTCATCCATGTTtggatattaaatgatattatagtATTTGCTATTTAGTCCTTAACGGTCGTAAATCACTTCTGACCTGACAACAGTCTTTGTCGTTGCGGTGCAACGGAAGGGTTCCGTTAGGattagtaattttttaaacaattattcttttttttggttatATTGTGATTGTATGGATGTGAAcaatttctatgaaaattgtttatacatgtttgaatttttatagtaTTTACCATTTAGTACTTTTTTGGACaatagttctttcttttttactacgTCGTAGTTATGTGCGTGTCCTCTTGTATGTTTCTTCGTTTCAGGTTGAatgattatttctatatatattgtttctctGTTTTGATGACTATTTAATGAAGTGACTAGGTTTTGTTCTTTCAAATAGTTTCGTAGCATCTCTATTTCAGTATGCTGATATAGTGTCTGTATGTCTAttaatctctttctcctttatttctGATTATTGTGATTAGTTCAATGTATAAGTTCGTTCGAATAGTTTCTGATTATTCGTGAATTTTGTTCAGTTTAGTTTGGTTAGTTCTTCTAAAGATATGTTTTGGACCATTTGACTGTTCCGAATGAATAAGTCAGAACTGATTTAGCGTGCGTATTAATTGCATTAAAAGTATTTCTAAAATTGACTTCTGATATAAATATGCGAATATAAGTCTTCGCTTGTATTTTCTATTGAATTGATGTTTTCTTGtgttttcttctattatttttaaatctgcCTATATTTGTTTTGCTTGTtgcgatattttaatattatcattatcattatcgtcatcgtcatcatcaccGTCATGgtcatcaacatcatcatcatcatcatcatcatcatcatcatcatcatcatcatcatcatcatcatcatcatcatcatcatcatcatcatcattattattattattattattattgttactattattattattgttattattgttattattattattgttattattattattattattgttattattgttattattattattgttattgttattgttattgttaatgttattattattattattattattattattattattattattattattattattattattgttattgttattactattgttattgttattgttattggtattgttattgtttttgttattattattgttattgttattgttattgttattgttattgttattgttattgttattgttattgttattgttattgttattgttattgttattgttattgttattgttattgttattgttgttgttgttgttgttgtttttattgttgctgttgttataATGAGTACGTTTTTTtcgtgtaaataataaaaatgtataacgtatatatatatatatatatatatatatatatatatatatttatatatttatttatatataataaataagttatgataatgatattataattaaattaattatatataaagatattaggtaaattagataatttaaatGCCTGGTCCTTTAAGGCGTTTGTGTGAACTAATCGAGCAGAAAGAGgctttatgatatattatgaataaacactgcaatgaatttataaattattattattattaatattattaatattataaatattgttttattaatattataattatttttccttaactttcttttgtataattataatgaatatttaatcgtCCCAGCTGTTGAATCAATAACAATAtcagtttaaaaatttttttaatttatttaattagattttctttaatttttatttactatttttaagttccttttaatttttttatttagattttttaattatttaattgttttatgtatgttattttattactatatattaatttattattaacttatttattactttatcatttatttgtttttatttatcattaaatttattattactattacttaatttacttatttcataatacgaatataataatttatttaattatttttatcatcaacaAATTGCATTCTGATTTCAACCagtttgttaattattaacaacattcagtataattattataattattatgaaaataattgtaagttcctattgacaaaaaagaattatattataaatataattagatattgaaataaatcaagaaTTATTAGATAGTatcaagagaataataaaaaagaaaaaaaggaacaaaaattaCCAGGCTGTCCTGGTACCTAAATATCTATACATGTCCTGCATTTTGAACAAGGACAATTAACCATTTGAGTCTCAAGCAGCGCAATCGTGCTGTTCAGATTTTATGTCGAGAAAACCCAGCACATTTCGAACGTTGTGGACAACTGACGGTGCGTCATTGACTGTCGTAGTCGCGCGCTTAGATTTATTGACGCAAATACATCACACAGCTCCTTCttttaatctaaataatacattttacaatAGGTACAgtactataataatagtagtaataatacattacaaaataaaatattttgtatttcattgttatcttctcaataatttttatcgaacaaaatttgaaatatttataaacttacAGTATGCATATGTAATAATACAGTACTTCATAAAATaacgaattataaattaaaaatatttttgtgttATGAACAAACAATTTAAATGGAGAGTAACACTTATAATTTGTAACATCGGTGTTTATCAAAACATATTGAatgaattcctttttttacgtTGCACGAAAATTAAATGTGATCTTCTTATTACATTTTTGGTGCTGCAGTCTACGCATTGTCGCAAGTTATGTCGTGGAAACTTTACTAAACCAAGTCACTTTGTGATGGAGCGATGTAAAAAAGACGAGAATCACGTTATCTAACACATCTTATATGTACAGACCATAAAATACAAGAAACGCTATCGCGCCGATTGAGATTCATCgacataaaataaacgaagcgCTATCGCGCCACTTGAGTCTTCTCGTACTCATTTAGAGAAAGCACGATTGCGCTGTTCGGGATTCTTCGACAGTGTTTTTTCAATATTCCTTGAGACTCAAACGgttaatatacaataaaaattcttaaatcgTAAAGTAATAGGACAAAATTCAAtcgaatttttgaaagaaaatttgacaaaagaaaagattctatacaaacatataaatCGTCGTGCCGGACAAGCCACAATTTTTCCTTTCGCTTTCATAATACCCTTGgggataaagagaagagagggtgGTACTACTCGATAAATTACGCCCATAGAAACAGAAACTACAAGAACATTTCACCGTCTCGCGAAACTAAgcgcttttttcttcttttcgttttttcttcttcttttgtttttctttttccatttacttttttctttttcttcttttaccctCCAACTCTTTCGTAAGCTCCTTTGAACAAAGTTAAGTTTTGTGAAATAGGTGATAGAGGTATACaaggataaaaagtaaaatgacttaaactttctataaaatatcatcgtaATTCAAATCGTAGATATACGTGACATAATTCTTCCTAATCAAATATTaacttcgtttcttttatttgttattgcaGAAATGAAAGGGATACCAAGACAACCATCTTGGATCTAatcatcgaatattttcaCTAGTGAAACcagataaaatattgtaatttgagggcaaaaattaaaaaaaaaaaaggaagagaaaaagaaaaaaattatcgatcctattcataagatcatattaatttttcagtGATCATTAACCTAATTGTTTGAACtcaatcgaaaaatttctttttctgacattattttaataatttttctaaagcaAACTATCAAGAAAATTACTACTCTGTATAAATTAGACCACTTAGAttccaataataatttcaaacaatTCTCAGTTTAAAAAGTACCCAGAGAGTTCTATCTGAATTAATAAgtgaatagagaaaaagtaagaaaaagaaaaaaagaagaagaagaaaaagagaaagaaaagcgaatCAAGAATTCAGTTTGTCAGGAGGAGAAAATTCTTgatatcgattgatcgatcgatcgatctattgaTCTTTCGTGTTTTaagtggagaaaaaaaaagaggaataataGTAGCAAATTATTGATCGTTGATAAGAgttggagaagaaaaaaactggATTAATATCGAAGCAATTTCTTTTCTGAGCCAGCCATATTGGATTTCGTTGAGGTTACTAAAGCAAAAGCGGATATCCTTTTTCCTGGTACCTGGTAATGCTTTGCCTTCCTGAATTGACGAGCAAGTAGGTaatcattgaataaaaaaaaaaaacagagagagagaaaaagagagagagagagttagagggagagagagaaagagagagagagagggaaagagaaagaaaaaaaaagaaaaaataatacgcCGTCGGCCACGGCCACCGTCGGCGACCAACAACATGGCCGATCACGAAAGAATCAGATTGGTCGTCCTCGGTGGCGCTGCTGTTGGCAAGAGCGCTATAATACGTCGTTTATTAGGACAAGGTTTCAGTGAGAGATATAGGCCAACTGTCGAGGATTTATATTCAAGAGAATGTGTTCTTGGAAATCTAACTCTCAAAGTCGATCTTCTCGACACTACTGGTGagtataatacaaaataaaaaaaaaatcgattgatttcatttaaaaacgtCATTTAAGTCTGATATACTCTCTAAATCAGGAGTTCCCTGCAAACTCTAGAAATATGTCCCGCGATGTCAAATCATCCGTGATCTTGAATTTATAGAGATGATGAACTGATCGAATTACAGGAAAACACTGAAAAACTGATCAAATTACAGGCAACAATtccttaatttatttttataaaggatTATCTTCAcagaattttacaaaattgtgCAAACATGTTCAACcaatgttattttcattatttagaaacacttatatatacgaaaaaaactttttcaatcaTGAGTATTAATAAGTTCAAATTAAGATCAAAATTAACTGATGAACATTTACCCAACTAGATAAAACTTTGGGAAATTTTATTCTAGATCCTAAAGATAACGTTCAttctgaaataattttatctataaaagtGTAAAGTTAACTTGTTAAGTACGAAATCTGCGTTttccataaaaaagaaagaaaaaaagataattgacATTATCCCGATTTAATAACGAAACATTTTGATGTCcaattgaaattgattttcaCATTTTACAGGGGACTTACAATTTCCAGCTATGAGAAGATTGAGCATAGCCACGGCTCatgcttttcttcttgtttatgCTATAACATCGTCACCCAGTTTCGAATGTGTTAAACGATGTTTCGAAGAAGTTAGAGAACAACGTACGGACTTTCAGGtattagattattaaataataatctataaagtATATTGTGTCTAGGATTAATGCCTAGACCATCAGTTCTAAACGTTCATTTCCTATTTAGTTAAAACTATTTTCAAATAGGAAGTACCAATAGTGGTAGCTGGTAACAAAAATGATCTCGCTGCAACACGAAGAGAGGTACCAATCGAGGATGTAAGCGAATGGCTTTTCTGTGAATTACCAAAACTTCGGGCAAAGGTGATGGAGTGTTCAGCTAAAGACGAttacaatataaaagatatatttaggTGTTTCGTAACGTTATCAAGAATCGTACCAAAAAATCCAACTGGAGATTCTGACGAATCAGGATTGAGACGGAGATGTTCGGCTTATGGTTCacgaaggtatatatataaattatgtgattttatgattttttaaaaaatttttccagcAACGAGTCCTAatttaaatgttctttttttttttaacgcggATTTAAAGAACAAACGGATTCTACGAAGAGTGTATCCATTATTACACGGTTTTGAACAACCGTGTCAATTTGCACGCCAATATGATCCGCGAAAAACTAGCAAACTAGTTCAACAACGTTGACGTacgatcgttttctttttttccttttttttcatttttctttttttcccttttttctttttttattgcaacGTTATAATTGGAAAAATATCGTGACGTTACGAACGACCATTTCGGAGGTAACATTGTTCCTcgctaagaaaaaaagaaaggaaaataataaacatgtaaaaaagtatataaatattgaaaatatttttaattattgaccagaaaaaaaaacaaattacttctatttatttaatcaatatttttattaataattgataaatattttttaaaacaaatggGATCactatatacaaatattttgttcaacataaataattcaattagcAGAATTGTGTCAGGattgatcaataaaaataataccgaTTAGTTGTGTTACATAGATACtggtattttattataaattatgatcatttatttaaaatactgaTTTAAAATACTGATTAAAATACtgacattaataaaaaacatatctACAACAAAAAATGAGGTCCAAATGcaatgtaaaaatttcaagtctgttatatatttcaagtttgttataatttcgataaaaattaattgacgataatgtatataagtacAACATCCAAAAAAAGGacatattcaaaaaaaaaaaaagaaaaagaaaaaagaaaacaacaatactattataaagaaagagttCTTGATGAAATATTCTACAAAGCttcatcatttattaaataagctataattttgaaaggaaaaaaaaaacaattaattaacgtGAATACATGTATCAGTCAAcctaaataattaaaagaagataaagaagaaaacgtttttatcattgaatattttttcagtttattaatgtaatatgaaAAGTAGTTATGAAATTCCAAAAGGTATTTATGTATTCGCTTCGACGAATGAAAGCTGAATATGTACAGGCGACTGCGCGCGTGCGAGCGAAAATTCTTTTCCGGAATTTCAATCACAAGTTTTAACTGCCTCTCGCTCGCAGACTTCCGTTTAATTGCGATCTATTGTACGTCCTACGTCAATCGACAAGAATGTATTTCCATTAAGCGATCAACTGATCTCGAAGCTACTCGGCTTCCATAAAATAAACAACTAAACTTTCAAAACGTTTGTATAACgaactttttaattatcatcattattatgaatatgttata
This DNA window, taken from Vespa velutina chromosome 12, iVesVel2.1, whole genome shotgun sequence, encodes the following:
- the LOC124953297 gene encoding GTP-binding protein Di-Ras2, with the translated sequence MADHERIRLVVLGGAAVGKSAIIRRLLGQGFSERYRPTVEDLYSRECVLGNLTLKVDLLDTTGDLQFPAMRRLSIATAHAFLLVYAITSSPSFECVKRCFEEVREQRTDFQEVPIVVAGNKNDLAATRREVPIEDVSEWLFCELPKLRAKVMECSAKDDYNIKDIFRCFVTLSRIVPKNPTGDSDESGLRRRCSAYGSRRSGSPGSRSGSAGSGSPQPQLVATQNVNVVTTTEEVKSKPRSRSLIRRASRKTKQQIRDSHADDCNIS